A region from the Rhodopirellula bahusiensis genome encodes:
- a CDS encoding helix-hairpin-helix domain-containing protein, with protein sequence MAVIETNTLVQAGEQIDRLQENRAIAQQLTEIANLLRDQHANEFRIRAYHAAATTIAELPSPVRELLDHEGTSALIDLPTIGVSIAGLIESAVRVGRIPLLDRLRGQSNAEHFFATVPGLGPQLSHRIYDQLHIETLAELLHAANDGRLLRVPGIGQKRIEAIQACLAHRGVATQPVAKIQTAPTVSVAEILEIDRDYRKRVEDGTLPRIRLRDHGTSKAAWVPVLHTEKEGRHYTAMFSHTDRAQQQGATHDWVILFRDDADSHGRWTVITAMYGELKGFRIVRGREKECLPYYHQRNAYHQYEAGHAPYPELRAEWEEDAGRFGVHG encoded by the coding sequence ATGGCTGTGATTGAAACCAACACTCTCGTCCAAGCGGGGGAGCAGATCGATCGTCTACAAGAGAATCGAGCGATCGCCCAACAGTTGACGGAAATTGCGAACTTGCTTCGTGACCAGCATGCAAATGAATTCCGCATCCGCGCCTACCATGCGGCGGCGACAACGATTGCGGAATTACCATCGCCCGTTCGGGAACTTTTGGACCACGAAGGCACCAGTGCCCTGATTGATCTTCCTACCATCGGCGTGTCGATCGCCGGGCTGATTGAATCCGCGGTTCGCGTCGGACGAATACCCCTGCTCGATCGATTGAGAGGGCAATCCAACGCTGAGCACTTCTTCGCAACGGTTCCCGGGCTTGGTCCGCAATTGTCTCATCGAATTTATGACCAATTGCATATCGAAACGTTGGCGGAACTGCTCCATGCCGCGAACGATGGGCGGTTGCTACGTGTTCCGGGGATTGGGCAGAAGCGAATCGAAGCCATCCAAGCTTGCCTGGCGCATCGCGGTGTAGCAACTCAGCCGGTCGCAAAGATTCAAACCGCTCCGACGGTGTCTGTTGCCGAGATTCTTGAGATCGATCGAGACTACCGCAAACGAGTGGAAGACGGGACGCTTCCACGAATCAGGTTACGTGATCATGGAACGAGCAAGGCGGCTTGGGTGCCGGTCTTGCACACAGAGAAAGAGGGACGCCACTACACAGCGATGTTCTCGCACACGGATCGGGCGCAACAGCAAGGCGCGACGCATGACTGGGTGATTCTCTTTCGGGACGACGCGGATTCGCATGGCCGATGGACGGTCATCACTGCGATGTATGGCGAACTGAAAGGTTTTCGAATCGTTCGAGGGCGAGAAAAGGAATGCTTGCCGTACTACCACCAACGCAATGCCTATCACCAATACGAAGCCGGGCACGCTCCCTATCCCGAACTACGTGCCGAATGGGAAGAGGACGCGGGGCGATTTGGCGTCCACGGTTGA
- a CDS encoding two-component system sensor histidine kinase NtrB — translation MHDDEQLAILASVLRTAVDAIIIIDQKGTIESANIATERMFGFDSVEMIGQNVKMLMPSPYHEQHDGYLDRYQKTGERHIIGIGREVTGKRKDGSLFPLHLGVSEVETDQRKLFTGILRDISELKAAEGELKQLNATLDQRVRTQAAELQQAQLELVEKEKFATLGRISGGIAHEIRNPLNAIKTSAYYLLNAQSPSPQKTEEHLTRIDRQVNIIDSAVTALSDLARLPEPQASEIDIPAMISGTLRDTKLPRSIVVEQEFPANLPNAWADEKQLPIVFKNLIRNSRDAMPEGGSLQLSARLHESMIVVSVQDDGIGMPPEVAQRIAEPFFSTKARGMGLGMAITTAILEKNQCEMRLESSPNEGTLFDISIPIAGKDR, via the coding sequence ATGCATGACGACGAACAACTCGCCATCCTGGCATCCGTCCTACGAACCGCTGTTGATGCGATCATCATCATCGACCAAAAAGGCACCATCGAATCCGCGAACATCGCCACCGAGCGAATGTTCGGATTCGATTCCGTTGAGATGATCGGCCAGAACGTGAAGATGCTGATGCCATCTCCTTATCACGAACAGCACGATGGCTATCTCGATCGCTACCAAAAAACCGGCGAACGTCACATCATCGGCATCGGTCGTGAAGTCACCGGAAAACGCAAGGATGGAAGCCTGTTCCCGTTACATCTGGGCGTTAGCGAAGTCGAAACGGATCAAAGAAAGCTGTTCACTGGGATCTTGCGCGACATCAGTGAACTCAAGGCGGCCGAAGGAGAACTGAAGCAACTCAACGCGACCCTCGATCAACGAGTTCGAACGCAAGCCGCTGAATTGCAACAAGCCCAACTGGAATTGGTGGAAAAAGAAAAGTTTGCAACGCTCGGTCGAATTTCAGGCGGGATCGCTCACGAAATTCGAAACCCTCTGAACGCGATCAAAACATCCGCGTACTACCTCCTGAACGCTCAATCACCATCACCCCAAAAGACCGAAGAACACCTGACGCGAATCGATCGGCAAGTCAACATCATCGATAGCGCAGTCACCGCTCTATCCGATTTGGCCCGACTGCCAGAACCACAAGCGTCGGAGATTGATATCCCAGCCATGATCTCAGGAACCTTACGCGACACGAAATTGCCTCGCAGCATCGTCGTCGAACAAGAATTCCCCGCGAACCTGCCAAATGCTTGGGCAGACGAGAAACAATTGCCAATCGTCTTCAAGAACCTAATACGAAACTCTCGCGATGCGATGCCAGAAGGAGGTTCCCTCCAGCTCTCCGCCCGTCTGCACGAATCGATGATCGTCGTCAGCGTTCAAGACGACGGAATTGGAATGCCGCCCGAAGTTGCACAACGCATCGCAGAACCTTTCTTTTCAACCAAAGCGAGAGGAATGGGATTGGGAATGGCAATCACCACCGCCATCCTCGAAAAAAACCAATGCGAAATGAGATTGGAGTCGAGCCCGAATGAAGGGACTTTGTTTGACATCTCGATTCCAATCGCGGGGAAAGACCGATGA
- a CDS encoding response regulator has product MSSKRVLIVDDDEDICSNIKDILDDLGYQTDIAHDGPSALNLVDANCYDVALLDYSMPGMDGATLHQQMVQRRPEIAAIMVTAYAQGDGAQRARDGGIQQVLRKPVDLGELLPLVEQLSNSPIVLVVDDDAEFCKTLWHILRERSYRVCLAHDKEDGVRKAMNANYQIAVVDLSLSTGQTDGCDVLHRVSEVNPAIRTILITGHREEAKEVIDRCKASGLDDVCFKPLDIETLISKIELGRMNFGSTSPELFNRPNDL; this is encoded by the coding sequence ATGAGTTCGAAACGCGTGTTGATCGTGGACGATGACGAAGACATCTGTTCTAACATCAAAGACATCCTTGACGACCTGGGCTATCAAACGGACATCGCCCACGATGGCCCCTCCGCATTGAATTTGGTCGATGCCAATTGTTACGACGTGGCGTTGTTGGACTACTCGATGCCCGGCATGGACGGCGCGACACTTCACCAACAAATGGTCCAACGACGGCCGGAAATCGCGGCCATCATGGTCACCGCCTACGCTCAAGGTGACGGAGCCCAACGGGCTCGGGACGGGGGCATTCAACAAGTTCTCCGCAAACCAGTCGACCTTGGCGAGCTGCTTCCGTTGGTGGAACAATTGTCCAATTCGCCCATCGTGCTCGTCGTTGATGATGACGCTGAGTTTTGCAAAACCTTGTGGCACATTTTGCGTGAACGATCCTATCGAGTCTGCCTCGCGCACGACAAAGAGGATGGCGTTCGCAAAGCAATGAATGCGAACTACCAAATCGCGGTGGTCGACCTCAGCTTGAGTACCGGACAAACCGATGGCTGCGACGTATTGCATCGAGTGTCAGAGGTGAACCCAGCGATTCGAACGATCCTGATCACAGGACACCGCGAAGAAGCAAAAGAAGTCATCGACCGCTGCAAGGCAAGCGGACTCGACGATGTATGCTTCAAGCCATTGGACATCGAAACGCTAATCAGCAAGATTGAACTTGGCAGAATGAATTTCGGCAGCACTTCGCCCGAGCTTTTCAATCGCCCCAATGATCTGTGA
- a CDS encoding DUF4404 family protein: MPDSLKTTLRQLHDQLGELDTLDDTEREQLKEAIQEIQNSLDRFDIRSADLAKRFHQSTQEVARSHPHVTQTAGQVADMLSQMGI, translated from the coding sequence ATGCCCGACTCTCTCAAAACCACCCTTCGGCAACTTCACGATCAACTGGGTGAACTTGACACGCTCGATGACACCGAGCGAGAGCAACTCAAGGAAGCCATTCAAGAGATCCAAAACAGCTTGGACCGATTCGACATCCGTTCAGCTGATTTGGCCAAGCGATTTCACCAGTCGACTCAGGAAGTCGCACGCAGCCACCCGCATGTGACCCAAACGGCCGGTCAAGTCGCCGACATGCTATCCCAGATGGGAATCTAA
- a CDS encoding ATP-binding protein, producing the protein MSDELTILLVEDDPDSLANMVDILDLDGHRVRVAQSFAEVLNAAPQPSIELAILDRRLPDGEVEDHLAGLSERLPNAEFIIVTGFANMEGTIASFKHGVTDYLLKPVHPDVIRQSVARIAKQKRVEADLQRQQRFANQLLETSEAFIVVLDLTGRIVHFNKHFSEVTGWQLDDLIGRDYIDHCTPEPERERVGEIFQQTALGRTSSGVRNGLLTKSDRVRQIRWSDSTLKDASGNIESVLAIGIDVTDIIDAQEAAARDHRLAAIGQTVAGLAHESRNALQRINASVELLRLDLPLETDTREEVDSIARAANELGSTLEEVREYAAPIRLHRESVKLQEVWRQVWSNLSKSRGDRDAELIETQCDCGCPAEVDTLRLEQVFRNLFENSLAACENPVRIQIECLCKGTEDIHLDYSDNGPGLSAEQQQKLFDPFFTTKVKGTGLGMSIVQRIIEAHGGDIRVVKPVHCGARFRIRLGKDDAIQNACSGESKSLHA; encoded by the coding sequence ATGTCGGACGAGTTGACCATCTTGCTCGTCGAAGACGATCCGGATTCGCTGGCGAACATGGTCGACATTTTGGATTTGGACGGCCACCGAGTCCGCGTCGCTCAGAGCTTTGCCGAAGTTCTGAATGCCGCACCCCAACCCAGCATTGAGCTCGCAATCCTGGACCGCCGACTGCCCGACGGTGAAGTCGAAGACCATTTGGCCGGTCTCTCGGAACGATTGCCCAACGCTGAGTTCATCATCGTCACCGGATTCGCGAACATGGAAGGCACCATCGCGTCGTTCAAACACGGCGTGACGGACTACCTTCTAAAGCCTGTTCATCCAGACGTCATTCGGCAAAGCGTCGCTCGAATCGCGAAACAGAAGCGAGTCGAAGCGGACCTTCAACGTCAACAACGATTTGCCAATCAGCTTCTCGAGACAAGCGAAGCATTCATCGTGGTGCTCGATTTGACGGGTCGCATCGTACACTTCAACAAACACTTCTCCGAGGTCACCGGTTGGCAACTCGATGACTTGATCGGTCGAGACTACATCGACCACTGCACACCTGAACCGGAGCGAGAGAGAGTTGGCGAGATCTTCCAACAAACGGCTCTTGGAAGGACGTCCTCCGGTGTTCGCAATGGTTTGCTGACGAAGTCCGATCGAGTCCGCCAAATTCGCTGGTCAGATTCCACACTGAAGGACGCCAGCGGAAACATCGAATCCGTGCTCGCGATCGGAATAGATGTGACTGACATCATCGACGCTCAAGAAGCTGCCGCCCGCGACCATCGTCTTGCCGCGATTGGACAAACGGTTGCAGGGCTGGCTCACGAAAGTCGCAACGCATTGCAACGAATCAACGCCAGTGTCGAGCTACTGCGTCTTGACCTCCCCCTCGAAACGGACACGCGAGAAGAAGTCGATTCCATCGCCAGAGCCGCCAACGAACTCGGAAGCACACTGGAAGAAGTTCGCGAGTACGCGGCCCCCATAAGGCTGCATCGGGAATCGGTGAAGCTGCAAGAGGTTTGGCGGCAGGTTTGGTCCAACCTGTCAAAGTCACGTGGAGATCGCGATGCGGAATTGATCGAAACACAATGCGACTGCGGCTGCCCTGCCGAAGTCGATACCCTGCGATTGGAACAGGTCTTTCGCAATCTATTTGAGAATTCGCTGGCCGCCTGCGAAAATCCGGTGCGGATCCAAATTGAGTGTCTTTGCAAAGGCACGGAAGACATTCACTTGGACTATTCCGACAACGGACCTGGCCTGTCAGCGGAACAGCAGCAAAAGCTCTTCGATCCGTTCTTCACGACCAAAGTCAAAGGCACCGGCTTGGGTATGTCGATCGTGCAGCGAATTATCGAGGCCCACGGCGGTGACATTCGCGTCGTCAAACCGGTCCATTGCGGAGCACGCTTTCGCATCCGTTTGGGCAAAGACGACGCTATCCAAAACGCCTGCTCCGGGGAGAGCAAATCGCTCCATGCATGA
- a CDS encoding dihydroorotate dehydrogenase-like protein, with product MSGELTTNYLGLQLDSPVVMGACPLTMEPETVRQIVAAGAGAVVLPSMLQEQVVHQLMKPTDPDGAIERSGYQPQQDKYNGGTEAYLQTIGILKKSCSVPVIASLNGSSSGQWLQYARDMESAGADALEFNLQQAVFDHMETSNDIEARMCDLIGQVGEMVAIPVAAKISQRYTNLSSMTNQLRRVGVAGLVLFTHMPEWDVSTDRMHWTINWELSPVNSLGGILEGIVCARAGDQTMSIAASGGVSTAEDAIKSMIAGADVVMVTSAVYRGGPDAIRDIVDGIERHVELSRFQTLQEFRDACPRNHSGDEKTVRLEYIDPLTRNQAYFDPTPVISRHTCDSFGHQN from the coding sequence ATGTCCGGTGAACTGACCACAAATTATCTAGGATTGCAGTTGGATTCGCCGGTCGTGATGGGGGCCTGTCCATTGACCATGGAACCTGAAACCGTTCGGCAAATTGTTGCCGCGGGTGCGGGAGCCGTTGTTTTGCCGTCGATGCTTCAAGAGCAGGTCGTGCACCAACTGATGAAGCCGACGGATCCAGATGGCGCGATCGAACGCAGTGGCTACCAACCTCAACAAGACAAATACAACGGCGGAACAGAGGCCTATCTGCAGACGATCGGCATCCTCAAGAAATCTTGCTCCGTTCCGGTGATCGCCAGTCTCAACGGTTCGTCGTCGGGGCAGTGGTTGCAATATGCAAGAGACATGGAATCAGCCGGGGCCGATGCGTTGGAGTTCAATCTACAACAAGCCGTCTTTGATCACATGGAAACTTCGAACGACATCGAAGCTCGGATGTGCGACCTCATTGGGCAGGTGGGTGAAATGGTTGCGATCCCGGTCGCCGCGAAAATCAGTCAGCGTTACACCAATTTGTCCTCGATGACCAACCAGCTTCGCCGAGTGGGTGTCGCAGGTTTGGTTTTGTTCACGCACATGCCGGAATGGGATGTCAGCACCGATCGCATGCACTGGACGATCAACTGGGAGCTGTCACCAGTGAATTCCCTTGGCGGCATACTGGAGGGCATCGTGTGTGCTCGGGCCGGCGACCAAACGATGTCGATTGCTGCGAGCGGAGGTGTGTCCACCGCCGAAGACGCGATCAAATCCATGATCGCTGGTGCAGACGTCGTCATGGTTACATCGGCCGTCTATCGAGGTGGCCCGGATGCAATTCGTGACATCGTGGATGGGATCGAGCGGCACGTTGAGCTCAGTCGATTTCAAACGTTGCAGGAGTTTCGGGATGCCTGCCCTCGAAACCATTCGGGCGACGAAAAAACCGTTCGGTTGGAGTACATCGATCCGCTGACGCGAAACCAAGCCTACTTTGATCCCACGCCTGTGATTTCGCGTCACACGTGCGATTCCTTTGGTCACCAAAACTAG